The sequence below is a genomic window from Ornithobacterium rhinotracheale.
CGATAATAAATCTTATTTCCGATATTTTTGTGGCTAATTTCAATGGGTGAATTAGTGTTTGGCGACCAGCTAGTAAGGCTTTTTATTTGAATTTTGGGTGCTACCAATTTTTGGGCTAAAATTTCTAGATAAGGCGTGTAGGCAAAGTCCTTAAATTGCTTAATTTTAGCAATTACTAGTTCATAAATCGCAGGGCTCACCTCTTCGTTTTGCTCCACCCATTGTAGCAGTGCCATGCCACTCCATGGGTTGTTGCTATTTTGAGTGTAGAGCTCTTTTAATTCTGCTAAATATTTTTCTTTGCTAACCAGCTCATCGTTCCATTGCTCCTTTAGGATTGTAATTTCATAATACAGCCAATTTGGATTTTTTTGTTGTTTTTGGTAGTCCTTCAATTTAATTAAATATTGATTGGTGGCTTCGGACTCTTGCGAAAAATTATCCATGATTTCATAAGCTTCATAAAGCACCAAATCATACAATGTTTTGATTAAAATATTCTTTTGCAAGTCGCCTTCCACGAGGAGTTTATAATCGTTAAGAGGCTGGTCTAGGAGGGTAGGATTAGCAGTGGCTTCGTTCAATAATTCTTTGATGGCTTCGATTTTTTGCTGCTGCGTCCATTCTCTGAAATCCTCGCTGCGTTGCGAGGTAGAGAAGTTTTTACTCATAGAAGGGATATAGTAAGTATTGTAAAGCTTGGCTAAATACGCCTGCCAAATAGCGCGTTCGGTGCCTTTGCTTTTTTGAATTTCAGATTTAAAAAGATTTATAATATCCAGCTTGTTATCTACCTTGTCGCTCACCGAAGTTTCGACATTAGCTTTGATTAGCAAAGCCTTGATTTTGCTCGGGATATCGTTGTTTTTTTCTGCTTTTTGGTAAATTGCATCTAGCGCAGGAACCAAGGATTTAAAATCCCCCTGCTCCACCTTACTATCTATCTCCTTCCAGTCTTGCATTAAATTTTTATTTTGGGCATTAATAGTCCACGAAATCAGAATGAATAAAACTGAGAATAAGTATCGTTTCATAGCCTTTATGTTTTACAAATCAAATATACTCATTTTTAATTACATACAAATTCTTTTCCCTTTTAATTTACAAATAAGATGATATTATAAAGAAAAACACTAACTTTGTGGAATATGTCTTCACGCTGGTTACTTAAGCCCAAACCTTTGGCAGAGAATGTAAAAGCCTTGCAGGATTCCCTGAAAATCTCGGAATCCCTTGCTTATATTCTCGTGCAGCGAGGCATCAGCACCTATGATGAGGCCAAAGATTTCTTCCGCCCGCAACTCTCTCATTTGCATGATCCTTTCCTTATGAAAGACATGGACAGAGCCGTAGAACGCATCCTTTCTGCGCTCAATAATCAAGAAAAAATCATGGTGTATGGCGACTACGATGTTGATGGCACTACCTCTGTGGCTCTAATGTATACCTTCCTGAAAAAGCAAACAGATCACATAACCTACTACATTCCAGACCGATACAAGGAAGGTTATGGCGTTTCGCGCGAGGGAATAGACTATGCCGCAGATAATGACATTCAGCTCATCATCTCACTCGATTGTGGGATTAAAGCTAACGAAATGGTGGCGTATGCCAAAGAAAAAGGCATTGATTTCATCATTTGCGATCACCACTTTCCTGGCGATAAATTGCCCGATGCAGTGGCGGTGCTCGATCCCAAACGCGAAGATTGCCAGTATCCTTACGACGGATTAAGTGGTTGTGGCGTAGGCTTTAAACTTATTCAAGCCCTTGCCAAGCCCTTAAAAATATCAGACAAAGAGCTATTCAGCTACTTAGATTTAGTGGCGGTGAGCATTGCTGCCGATATAGTGCCAATTACTGGAGAAAATCGGATTTTGGCACATTTTGGGCTTAAGGTTTTAAACACTTCGCCGCGTTTAGGCTTAAAAATGCTGATTCCTAAAGAATCGGTGGGCTTGGTCAATGTGAGCAAAATCGTGTTTGCCATTGCACCGAAAATCAATGCGGCGGGCAGAATCAAGCAAGCGACCGATGCGGTAAAACTACTCATTACCGAAAACGAAATCACCGCACGCCGCTATGTGAGCGAAATCAATAATTTAAATAAAGAACGAAAAGAGCTCGACTCCCTTATTACCGACGAAGCTCTGAGCCAATTGGCAGAGGAAGATGAGACGAAATTTACCACCGTGGTCTACGACCCGCACTGGCACAAAGGCGTTATAGGCATCGTGGCATCACGCCTCACAGAAGTTTATTACCGCCCCACGGCCGTATTCACCCAAGGCGACAATGGTATGCTTGTAGCTTCCGTGCGCTCCGTAAAGGGTTTTGATGTGTACGAGGCTCTTGTGGAGTGTGGCGACCTACTCGAACGCTTCGGTGGGCATATGTCTGCCGCTGGCCTCACTATGAAAGAGGTTAATTTCCCCAATTTCAAACGCCGTTTTGAGCAAATCGTAAGCCGTACCATCAACAAAGCACAGCAAACACCTACCATCGAGATAGATACCGAGCTAAGCTTTAAAGAAATCACTCCTAAGTTTGCGCGCATCTTAAAGCAAATGGAGCCTTTTGGCCCAGAAAATTTAATGCCGCACTTCCTTACAAAAGGCGTACGCTCAGCGGGCGATGAACGCTATATGGGGCGTGGAAATGAGCACATTAAGCTCACAGTGTATCATCCCGAAGTGCGCAAACATTTCACCGCGATTGGCTTTGGTATGGGGCATCATTTAAAACGAATGAAAACTGAAAGTTTTGACATGGTCTATGTCATCGAAGAAAATGTATGGCAAGGCAAAGCACACCTGCAAATCCGAATTAAAGATGTAAGGTTTGGCTAAAAATTAAAAAATCCTGAGTGTTCTAAACTCAGGATTTTTCTGTTTTAATCCCCTTTTTCGTTTAATTTTCGGTATAAATCGCAGCCGTTTTGATATCCATTATCGCAAGCTTTACCAAAATATTCTTTGGCTTTGTGGTAATCTTGTCTTACGCCGTTTCCTTTTAAGTACATTATGCCTAAAACAGCTTGAGCTTCGGCATGTCCTTGCTCAGCCGCTTTTTGATACCACTCAAAGGCTTTGTGGTAATCTTGTCTTACGCCGTTTCCTTTTAAGTACATTATGCCTAAATTAAATTGTGCTTGGGCAATTCCTTGCTCGGCAGCTTTTTGATACCACTCAAAGGCTTTGTGGTAATCTTGTCTTACGCCCTCTCCGTTCTCGTACATATAGCCTAAATTAAATTGCGCTTTGGCATCTCCTTGCTCGGCAGCTTTTTGATACCACTCAATAGCTTTTTCGTAATCTTGTCTTACGCCCTCTCCGTTGTCGTACATTATGCCTAAATTGAATTGCGCTTGGGCATCTCCTTGCTCGGCCGCTTTTTGATACCACTCAAAGGCTTTGTGGTAATCTTGTTTTACGCCCTCTCCGTTCTCGTACATATAGCCTAAAGCAGTTTGCGCTTGGGCATCTCCTTGCTCGGCCGCTTTTTGATACCACTCAAAGGCTTTGTGGTAATCTTGTCTTACGCCGTTTCCTTTTAAGTACATTATGCCTAAATTAAATTGCGCTTGGGCAATTCCTTGCTCGGCCGCTTTTTGATACCACTCAAGGGCCTTGTAGTAATCTTGTTTTACGCCCTCTCCGTTGTCGTACATATAGCCTAAATTAAATTGCGCTTGGGCAATTCCTTGCTCGGCCGCTTTTTGATACCACTCAAGGGCCTTGTAGTAATCTTGTTTTACACCCTCTCCGTTGTCGTACATTATGCCTAAATTAAATTGTGCTTTGGCAAATCCTTGCTCGGCCGCTTTTTGATACCACTCAAAGGCCTTGTGGTAATCTTGTTTTACGCCCTCTCCGTTCTCGTACATATAGCCTAAATTAAATTGCGCTTCGGCATCTCCTTGCTCGGCAGCTTTTTGATACCACTTAATAGCTTTGTGGTAATCTTGTTTTACGCCCTCTCCGTTGTCGTACATTATGCCTAAATTAAATTGTGCTTTGGCAAATCCTTGCTCGGCATGTGGCTTAAAGCATTCAAAGGCTTTTTTGTATTCTCTATTGCTGTAATAATTTGTGCAAGTTTCGAATGACTGTGCATTAATGGTGCAAGAAACGATTAAAATAAGTAATAAAATCAGTTTTTTCATATTATTTTTAATGGAGCTGTTAATAAATTTCATTAAAGAAGAGAAGTTTTTGCTTATGGTATCGGAATTTTTAGCCTTCGTATGGAAAATTTTGGCTGAGCTATCGAAATTTTTAGGCGTTCAATCGAAAAAAATGGCTTTTGAGCCTAAAATTTTCTCTGATTTAATCAAAAACTTCTCTTCTTTACTTAAAAACTTGAGTTCAACGGGCAAAAATTAGCTATCGGTAGCTGTATCTTCTGTTTCGGTAGCGTTTTTTTTGCGTGAACGGGGGAAAAATTGCCCTAAATCTTTGGCAATGCTCGTGGTGCCTGGCACATCTTCTTTGCTTA
It includes:
- the recJ gene encoding single-stranded-DNA-specific exonuclease RecJ gives rise to the protein MSSRWLLKPKPLAENVKALQDSLKISESLAYILVQRGISTYDEAKDFFRPQLSHLHDPFLMKDMDRAVERILSALNNQEKIMVYGDYDVDGTTSVALMYTFLKKQTDHITYYIPDRYKEGYGVSREGIDYAADNDIQLIISLDCGIKANEMVAYAKEKGIDFIICDHHFPGDKLPDAVAVLDPKREDCQYPYDGLSGCGVGFKLIQALAKPLKISDKELFSYLDLVAVSIAADIVPITGENRILAHFGLKVLNTSPRLGLKMLIPKESVGLVNVSKIVFAIAPKINAAGRIKQATDAVKLLITENEITARRYVSEINNLNKERKELDSLITDEALSQLAEEDETKFTTVVYDPHWHKGVIGIVASRLTEVYYRPTAVFTQGDNGMLVASVRSVKGFDVYEALVECGDLLERFGGHMSAAGLTMKEVNFPNFKRRFEQIVSRTINKAQQTPTIEIDTELSFKEITPKFARILKQMEPFGPENLMPHFLTKGVRSAGDERYMGRGNEHIKLTVYHPEVRKHFTAIGFGMGHHLKRMKTESFDMVYVIEENVWQGKAHLQIRIKDVRFG
- a CDS encoding tetratricopeptide repeat protein, with the translated sequence MKFINSSIKNNMKKLILLLILIVSCTINAQSFETCTNYYSNREYKKAFECFKPHAEQGFAKAQFNLGIMYDNGEGVKQDYHKAIKWYQKAAEQGDAEAQFNLGYMYENGEGVKQDYHKAFEWYQKAAEQGFAKAQFNLGIMYDNGEGVKQDYYKALEWYQKAAEQGIAQAQFNLGYMYDNGEGVKQDYYKALEWYQKAAEQGIAQAQFNLGIMYLKGNGVRQDYHKAFEWYQKAAEQGDAQAQTALGYMYENGEGVKQDYHKAFEWYQKAAEQGDAQAQFNLGIMYDNGEGVRQDYEKAIEWYQKAAEQGDAKAQFNLGYMYENGEGVRQDYHKAFEWYQKAAEQGIAQAQFNLGIMYLKGNGVRQDYHKAFEWYQKAAEQGHAEAQAVLGIMYLKGNGVRQDYHKAKEYFGKACDNGYQNGCDLYRKLNEKGD